In the genome of uncultured Pseudodesulfovibrio sp., one region contains:
- a CDS encoding M15 family metallopeptidase, whose protein sequence is MSSYQFGSTSLARLNTCDPRLQVVMKAAIAQGIMDMTVTEGHRDQATQDKYFSEGKSRIKFPDGKHNSYPSRAVDVAPFVNGKLSYDQRHCCHMAGLILGIAASLGVKLRWGGNWDQDGEPVTDQDFQDLVHFELVGE, encoded by the coding sequence ATGAGTTCCTACCAATTCGGGTCGACATCACTCGCACGGCTCAACACCTGTGATCCGCGTCTACAGGTCGTCATGAAGGCAGCCATAGCGCAGGGCATCATGGACATGACCGTGACCGAGGGGCACCGCGACCAGGCAACTCAAGACAAATATTTCAGCGAGGGAAAGAGCCGGATCAAGTTCCCGGACGGCAAGCACAACTCATACCCATCCAGGGCCGTGGACGTGGCTCCCTTCGTCAACGGCAAGCTCTCCTACGATCAACGCCATTGTTGCCATATGGCCGGGCTCATCCTCGGTATCGCCGCCTCGCTCGGCGTCAAGCTCCGTTGGGGCGGCAATTGGGACCAGGACGGAGAACCTGTTACGGATCAGGATTTTCAGGATCTCGTTCATTTCGAGTTGGTGGGTGAGTGA
- a CDS encoding 3TM-type holin — protein MGIWSTILGGGAAKVVDSVGGVLDNLFTSDEEREEAKRLMEQVKDKPHQDQRNINLVEAAHRSVFVAGWRPFLGWVGGLSLASYYLPKHFMAAGLWMWQNVEYMRQAIKTGDITSLTLTAYPISLDDTIMALISGLLGLAVTRTYEKKKGLTR, from the coding sequence ATGGGCATCTGGTCAACAATCCTTGGCGGCGGGGCCGCAAAAGTCGTCGATTCGGTCGGCGGAGTCCTGGACAACCTCTTCACCTCAGACGAGGAGCGCGAAGAGGCCAAGCGCCTCATGGAACAAGTCAAAGACAAGCCGCACCAGGACCAGCGCAATATCAACCTCGTCGAGGCCGCCCACCGCTCTGTGTTCGTTGCCGGGTGGAGGCCTTTTCTCGGTTGGGTCGGGGGGCTGTCCCTCGCGTCATACTATCTCCCCAAACACTTCATGGCTGCTGGTCTATGGATGTGGCAGAACGTCGAATACATGCGCCAGGCGATCAAGACCGGAGATATCACCTCTCTGACTTTGACCGCATATCCAATCTCTCTCGACGACACCATTATGGCGCTCATATCCGGGTTGCTCGGTCTGGCGGTCACCAGGACGTATGAAAAGAAAAAGGGGCTGACCAGATGA